The following are from one region of the Mycolicibacterium helvum genome:
- a CDS encoding ferredoxin yields MGSYRVELDADLCQGHAMCELEAPDFFRVPKRGAVEILDTEPPDDARPDIERAVEMCPTRALAITEKEKAEQ; encoded by the coding sequence ATGGGCAGTTACCGTGTGGAGCTTGATGCCGATCTGTGCCAGGGGCACGCGATGTGCGAGCTGGAAGCGCCCGACTTTTTTCGGGTTCCCAAGCGCGGTGCGGTGGAGATCCTCGACACCGAACCGCCCGACGACGCACGGCCCGATATCGAACGGGCCGTCGAGATGTGTCCCACCCGTGCCCTAGCCATTACCGAGAAAGAGAAGGCGGAACAATGA